One Camelina sativa cultivar DH55 chromosome 3, Cs, whole genome shotgun sequence genomic window carries:
- the LOC104779197 gene encoding uncharacterized protein LOC104779197: MDAETVDSTQPLLHINMSNVSKLTSLNYVTWSLQVHSLLDGYDLAGFIDGTTPSPSPTVTTNGQTITNTDFTKWRRQDKLIYNGLLGTLSPIVQPLVSTTKSASEMWRSLADTYAKPSRGHVQQLRHELKNLPKGDKTIDEYMQGLTTRFEKLSLLGQPVLHEEQIEYILQGLPEEYKSVVDQFEGRDVSPTITLVHEKLLTKEAKLLSVSTVVPSHVPLSANVATSRPRLSQYQPNNRHNQHHNQQYNSKHDGRMSRGYQGKCKICGVFGHSACRCPQYSQPLSTPPNGLLPTPFCPWKPRANLALSSQSLANPWIMESGATHHMTNDLNNLAMNQPYMEEDSVLMLVHSPFLPLLAL, encoded by the coding sequence ATGGACGCTGAAACAGTAGATTCCACTCAACCACTGCTTCATATCAACATGAGCAATGTCTCCAAACTCACCTCTCTCAACTATGTCACTTGGAGTCTCCAAGTCCACTCCCTACTTGATGGCTACGACTTAGCTGGTTTTATTGATGGAACCACACCTTCTCCGTCTCCAACTGTTACGACCAACGGCCAAACCATCACAAACACAGATTTCACCAAATGGAGGCGCCAAGACAAGCTGATCTACAATGGTCTCCTTGGGACACTCTCTCCTATTGTGCAACCTCTTGTATCTACCACAAAATCTGCATCAGAGATGTGGAGATCTCTGGCTGACACGTACGCTAAACCAAGTAGAGGCCATGTTCAACAACTTCGACATGAACTCAAAAACTTACCCAAGGGTGACAAAACCATCGATGAGTACATGCAAGGGCTGACCACTCGTTTCGAAAAACTTTCTCTCCTTGGTCAACCGGTTCTACATGAAGAACAGATTGAATACATTCTTCAAGGCTTACCTGAAGAATACAAGTCAGTTGTGGATCAATTTGAGGGTCGTGATGTGTCTCCAACCATCACTCTAGTCCATGAAAAGTTGCTGACCAAGGAAGCTAAACTCCTCTCTGTTTCAACTGTTGTGCCAAGTCATGTCCCACTCTCCGCGAATGTCGCTACCTCTCGTCCTCGGCTCTCTCAATACCAACCTAACAACCGCCACAATCAACACCACAACCAACAATACAACTCCAAACATGATGGTCGCATGTCTCGTGGATATCAAGGTAAGTGCAAAATCTGTGGTGTCTTTGGCCATAGTGCCTGTCGGTGTCCTCAATACTCACAACCTCTGTCTACTCCACCAAATGGTCTTCTCCCGACCCCATTTTGTCCTTGGAAACCAAGAGCAAATCTTGCTCTTTCCTCACAATCTCTGGCTAATCCGTGGATCATGGAAAGTGGTGCCACACACCACATGACCAATGACctcaacaacctagcaatgaaTCAACCATACATGGAGGAGGACTCAGTTCTCATGCTGGTTCACTCACCCTTCCTTCCTCTACTCGCCCTCTAA